A single genomic interval of Streptomyces sp. NBC_00663 harbors:
- a CDS encoding YhgE/Pip domain-containing protein: MRSPRLAALELRRFGRGRLPRAALVALLVLPLLYGALYLWSFWDPYGRLDRIPVALVNADKGATADGKKITAGADITKGLRESDVFDWHEVSAADARAGVEDGTYYLSLTMPTDFSERIASSAGDSPETGALQVRTNDANNYIVGQISRTVFSEVRQAASTKASRSFLDQIFISFSDIHGATVKAAKGADKLETGTAKAEKGSKDLADGLKDAKSGSGKLSKGLKKLDKGAGDLQDGSEKVSEGTQTLADKVNGVAEKVGPFLKDNEKTIGDTAQLVADSAGAIRDNLDTLVKTAPVAAKGAHTASDTLDDVYKARCENPVLPDGACADLKKAKDAAADVATIADDVNTLVDDQDGDLKKLDKNLATLQEQAQALADRAPNLSEDLDDAVSKINKLNEGAGKVAAGAKTLHTGLGTAKTGAGDLDEGVGQLKTGAEDLNGGMYKLVDGTGKLSDGLHDGAGQIPDYDKADRDQRTGVMADPVHLVSRDLHKAPNYGTGFAPYFIPLSLWVGAMVAYMLVAPMNRRALAAGAPAWRIALAGWLPVVAVGVLQTVALMSVLHWAIGLQMVRAAGTVGFLFLVTACFAAIVQWLNARFGAAGRILVLAFLMLQLTSAGGTYPVQTSPGFFNALHPFLPMSYVVEALRRLITGGGLGPVWHACVVLTAFTAGALALTALSARRRQVWTLDRLHPELSL, from the coding sequence ATGCGCTCGCCGCGACTGGCCGCGCTTGAGCTCCGGCGCTTCGGCCGGGGCAGGCTGCCGCGCGCCGCCCTGGTCGCGCTGCTGGTGCTGCCGCTGCTGTACGGCGCCCTGTACCTGTGGTCGTTCTGGGACCCGTACGGCCGGCTCGACCGCATCCCGGTGGCGCTCGTGAACGCCGACAAGGGGGCGACCGCCGACGGGAAGAAGATCACCGCGGGCGCCGACATCACGAAGGGGCTGCGCGAAAGCGACGTCTTCGACTGGCACGAGGTGAGCGCCGCCGACGCGCGCGCGGGCGTCGAGGACGGCACGTACTACCTGTCGCTGACCATGCCGACCGACTTCAGCGAGCGCATCGCCTCCAGCGCGGGCGACTCCCCCGAGACCGGGGCGCTCCAGGTCAGGACCAACGACGCGAACAACTACATCGTCGGGCAGATCTCGCGCACGGTCTTCAGCGAGGTGCGTCAGGCCGCGTCCACGAAGGCCTCGCGGTCCTTCCTGGACCAGATCTTCATCTCCTTCTCCGACATCCACGGCGCGACGGTCAAGGCCGCCAAGGGCGCCGACAAGCTGGAGACCGGCACGGCCAAGGCCGAGAAGGGCTCCAAGGACCTCGCCGACGGCCTCAAGGACGCCAAGAGCGGCAGCGGCAAGCTGTCCAAGGGGCTCAAGAAGCTCGACAAGGGCGCGGGCGACCTCCAGGACGGCTCGGAGAAGGTCTCCGAGGGCACCCAGACCCTCGCCGACAAGGTCAACGGGGTCGCGGAGAAGGTGGGCCCGTTCCTCAAGGACAACGAGAAGACGATCGGCGACACCGCCCAGCTCGTCGCGGACTCCGCAGGGGCGATCCGCGACAACCTCGACACCCTGGTGAAGACGGCTCCGGTCGCCGCCAAGGGCGCCCACACGGCCTCCGACACCCTGGACGACGTCTACAAGGCGCGCTGCGAGAACCCGGTCCTGCCGGACGGGGCCTGCGCCGACCTGAAGAAGGCCAAGGACGCCGCCGCGGACGTGGCGACGATCGCGGACGACGTGAACACCCTCGTGGACGACCAGGACGGCGATCTGAAGAAGCTCGACAAGAACCTGGCGACCCTCCAGGAGCAGGCCCAGGCTCTCGCCGACCGGGCGCCGAACCTCTCCGAGGACCTCGACGACGCCGTCTCCAAGATCAACAAGTTGAACGAGGGCGCGGGCAAGGTCGCCGCGGGCGCCAAGACCCTCCACACCGGGCTCGGCACGGCCAAGACCGGCGCCGGCGACCTGGACGAGGGGGTCGGCCAGCTCAAGACGGGCGCCGAGGACCTCAACGGCGGCATGTACAAGCTCGTCGACGGCACCGGGAAGCTCTCCGACGGACTGCACGACGGCGCCGGCCAGATCCCCGACTACGACAAGGCTGACCGCGACCAGCGCACCGGCGTCATGGCCGACCCGGTCCACCTCGTCTCCAGGGACCTCCACAAGGCGCCCAACTACGGCACCGGCTTCGCCCCGTACTTCATCCCGCTGTCCCTGTGGGTGGGCGCGATGGTGGCGTACATGCTGGTGGCGCCGATGAACCGGCGCGCGCTCGCGGCGGGCGCCCCCGCGTGGCGGATCGCGCTGGCCGGCTGGCTGCCGGTGGTGGCCGTCGGAGTGCTCCAGACGGTCGCCCTGATGTCGGTGCTGCACTGGGCGATCGGCCTCCAGATGGTGCGGGCGGCCGGGACGGTGGGCTTCCTGTTCCTGGTCACGGCGTGCTTCGCGGCGATCGTGCAGTGGCTGAACGCCCGCTTCGGGGCGGCGGGCCGGATCCTCGTCCTCGCCTTCCTGATGCTCCAGCTGACCTCCGCGGGCGGCACCTACCCCGTGCAGACGAGCCCGGGCTTCTTCAACGCGCTCCACCCCTTCCTGCCGATGAGTTACGTCGTCGAGGCGCTACGCCGGCTCATCACGGGCGGCGGTCTCGGTCCGGTGTGGCACGCGTGCGTGGTGCTCACCGCCTTCACCGCGGGCGCTCTCGCACTGACCGCCCTGTCGGCCCGCCGACGCCAGGTGTGGACGCTCGACCGGCTGCACCCGGAGCTGAGCCTGTGA
- a CDS encoding ATP-binding cassette domain-containing protein: MDGVVVTAEGLGLKGPRGWAFRGITFEAEPGSLIAVEGPSGTGRTCLLLALTGRMKATEGTAAVGGARLPKQLGAVRRMSAVAHVAGVTDLDPALTVAEHLRERALLQHRFGDSLRALLRPRAERTDEARLRIDTALTAAGLDREALPKGSRTAVRDLERLEALRLSLALALIGRPKLLGVDDTDLKLSDAERAEVWALLRSLTEAGTTVVAVCSEAPDGVVKVSTEGKEKADALAATGRA, encoded by the coding sequence GTGGACGGAGTCGTCGTCACAGCCGAGGGCCTCGGGCTCAAGGGGCCACGGGGGTGGGCCTTCCGCGGGATCACCTTCGAGGCCGAGCCCGGCTCGCTCATCGCGGTCGAGGGCCCGTCGGGGACCGGCCGCACATGTCTGCTGCTCGCGCTCACCGGGCGGATGAAGGCCACCGAGGGGACGGCGGCCGTGGGCGGGGCACGGCTGCCCAAGCAGCTCGGGGCGGTGCGGCGGATGAGCGCCGTCGCGCATGTCGCCGGCGTCACCGACCTCGACCCGGCCCTCACCGTCGCGGAGCACCTGCGGGAGCGGGCCCTGCTCCAGCACCGGTTCGGGGACTCCCTGCGTGCGCTGCTGCGGCCCCGCGCGGAGCGCACCGACGAGGCCAGACTGCGGATCGACACCGCCCTGACCGCCGCCGGCCTCGACCGGGAGGCCCTGCCCAAGGGCTCCCGGACCGCCGTACGCGATCTGGAGCGGCTGGAGGCGCTGCGGCTGTCCCTCGCCCTCGCCCTCATCGGACGTCCGAAGCTGCTCGGCGTCGACGACACCGATCTGAAGCTGTCGGACGCCGAACGGGCCGAGGTCTGGGCGCTGCTGAGGTCGCTCACCGAGGCCGGGACCACCGTCGTGGCCGTGTGCAGCGAGGCCCCGGACGGCGTGGTGAAGGTGTCCACCGAGGGGAAGGAGAAGGCCGATGCGCTCGCCGCGACTGGCCGCGCTTGA
- a CDS encoding SAV_6107 family HEPN domain-containing protein, whose amino-acid sequence MATYHAAAARRRRATGPAPSLTGPASDVHPVLRRTTAPPAALDLLAQARAGLDEAAVLETPNERYATAHLAALRTAAAVLAARGRPEPTPRRRAKIRSAWEVLPEIAPELAEWSALFAAGARRRARAEAGIQGAASRRDADDLIRDVAMFLRLVERMLVLQPVLPQPRQDTDHPDPDDHPESRDMPDAG is encoded by the coding sequence ATGGCCACCTACCACGCAGCAGCCGCCCGTCGGCGCCGCGCCACCGGCCCTGCCCCCTCACTGACCGGACCGGCGAGCGACGTACACCCCGTGCTGCGCCGGACCACGGCCCCGCCCGCCGCCCTCGACCTGCTCGCCCAGGCCCGTGCCGGACTCGACGAGGCCGCCGTCCTGGAAACCCCGAACGAGCGCTATGCGACGGCGCATCTCGCCGCCCTGCGCACCGCCGCCGCCGTCCTCGCCGCGCGCGGACGTCCGGAGCCGACCCCCCGACGCCGGGCCAAGATCCGGAGCGCCTGGGAAGTGCTCCCCGAGATAGCGCCCGAGCTCGCCGAGTGGAGCGCGCTCTTCGCCGCCGGGGCCCGCCGCCGCGCCCGGGCCGAGGCCGGCATCCAGGGCGCGGCCTCCCGCCGGGACGCCGACGACCTCATACGCGACGTGGCGATGTTCCTGCGCCTCGTCGAGCGGATGCTGGTCCTCCAGCCGGTCCTGCCTCAGCCCCGCCAGGACACGGACCACCCGGACCCCGACGACCACCCAGAGAGCAGGGACATGCCGGACGCGGGGTGA
- a CDS encoding methyltransferase produces the protein MSDPLRPRASLRTAVVWEVLQDALERRVKATGRESLDVLDTGGGSGNFAVPVARLGHRVTVVDPSPNALFALERRAAEAGVADRVQGVQGDAHGLFDVVERGAYDAVLCHGVLEYVDDPAEGVRNVIAALRSEGVLSLLAAGLGGAVLARALAGHFKEAKQALADPNGRWGDGDPVPRRFTAEQLTALVEGAGLKVGAVHGVRVFADLVPGVLVDTEPGALEALLKLEEAAAELPAFHSVATQLHVLGETRSAS, from the coding sequence GTGTCGGACCCGCTGCGACCCCGCGCCTCCCTCCGTACCGCCGTGGTCTGGGAGGTCCTCCAGGACGCTCTCGAACGGCGGGTCAAGGCCACGGGCCGGGAGTCCCTGGACGTCCTCGACACCGGAGGCGGCAGCGGCAACTTCGCCGTGCCCGTCGCCCGCCTCGGCCACCGCGTCACCGTCGTCGACCCCAGCCCCAACGCGCTCTTCGCCCTGGAGCGCCGCGCCGCCGAGGCCGGCGTCGCCGACCGCGTCCAGGGCGTCCAGGGCGATGCCCACGGTCTCTTCGACGTGGTCGAGCGCGGCGCCTACGACGCGGTGCTGTGCCACGGCGTCCTGGAGTACGTCGACGACCCCGCCGAGGGCGTCCGCAACGTGATCGCCGCGCTGCGCTCCGAAGGCGTCCTCAGCCTGCTCGCGGCCGGCCTGGGCGGCGCCGTGCTCGCCCGCGCCCTCGCCGGCCACTTCAAGGAGGCCAAGCAGGCCCTCGCCGACCCGAACGGCCGCTGGGGAGACGGCGACCCCGTGCCGCGGCGTTTCACCGCCGAACAGCTCACCGCGCTCGTCGAGGGAGCGGGCCTAAAGGTCGGCGCCGTGCACGGCGTCCGGGTCTTCGCCGACCTGGTCCCCGGAGTGCTGGTCGACACCGAGCCCGGGGCCCTGGAGGCGCTGCTCAAGCTGGAGGAGGCGGCGGCCGAGCTGCCCGCCTTCCACTCCGTGGCCACCCAGCTTCATGTGCTCGGCGAGACGCGGTCGGCGTCCTGA
- a CDS encoding DUF3040 domain-containing protein — translation MPLSEHEQRMLEQMERALYAEDPKFATALEGSGLRTYTRRRVYQAVAGFLVGIALLMAGMVAKQVWLSVVGFLVMLGCAVLAVTGWRKAPKPGEQPAAGGGQQASRQPRQKRSMMDRIEQRWQRRRDEQGGQ, via the coding sequence GTGCCGCTCTCGGAGCACGAGCAGCGAATGCTCGAGCAAATGGAGCGAGCGCTGTACGCCGAAGATCCCAAGTTCGCGACAGCGCTCGAGGGAAGCGGGCTGCGTACGTACACCCGGCGACGGGTCTACCAGGCGGTCGCGGGCTTCCTCGTAGGTATCGCGCTCCTCATGGCAGGAATGGTCGCCAAGCAGGTCTGGCTCAGCGTGGTGGGCTTCCTCGTCATGCTGGGCTGTGCGGTACTCGCCGTGACCGGCTGGCGCAAGGCTCCCAAGCCGGGCGAACAGCCCGCGGCGGGTGGCGGCCAGCAGGCTAGTCGCCAGCCCCGGCAGAAGCGCTCCATGATGGACCGCATCGAGCAGCGCTGGCAGCGGCGCCGCGACGAACAGGGCGGCCAGTAG
- a CDS encoding transglutaminase TgpA family protein, translating to MSGRARLALGAWAATLMASCALLPLVEPATWILQAAFLLGVQSLVGAATRRVPLARPLTVASQALVTLMMLTLVFTREQAVAGIVPGPEAFQRFADLLQQGSDDIARYAIPAPLESDGIRLMILGGVLVIGLAVDTLAVTFRSAAPAGLPLLALYSVAAGLSDGGADWLWFVVAAAGYLMLLLAEGRDRLSQWGRVFGGAPRTPGGESGVVAPVRTGRRIGAVALGLALVVPIALPSMSGGLLDGVGAGAGGGNGSGGTISAVNPLVSLRDNLNADDDRDVLSVRSDPEAAGAQYLRIVSLDDFDGTTWKPSKREIDKVPDEFPTPPGLGADVRRAEITTRISAADWYQQDWLPMPYPPSGVEVDGKWRYEPVGMTLVGDHGQTTRGKTYTVKSLDVRPTAEQLASAPEPPATLKREYTKLPKSLPDIVTKTAREVTAGSSNHYEEAVKLQEYFTVTGGFQYDTQVQAGSGSQAIARFLENKQGFCVHFSFAMAAMARSLGIPARVAVGFAPGTPQGDGSVTVTLRDAHAWPELYFEGVGWTRFEPTPTRGTQPEYTQTETPGSSLPDTGRPTQSASAAPSATPSASESCSAAQKKLEACPSESTAAALAKDGDGPKWYVFLAWALGGLAALAIPLAPGLWRTRTRAVRLGAHGRTEADAAQHTLAVWLELTDTAWDFGIMPDESQTPRKAAARFVRLGHLDEAAAASVHRVAEAVEQVLYAPRPRPTAGLAEDVRRAIAGLRGTAPRSTQLRAALAPRSTVRVVWAVSEWWSGVKTRAAAARPTLRKPSGQQN from the coding sequence ATGAGCGGGCGGGCACGACTGGCGCTGGGCGCCTGGGCGGCCACCCTGATGGCGTCCTGCGCCCTGCTGCCCCTGGTCGAACCGGCCACGTGGATCCTCCAGGCGGCCTTCCTGCTGGGCGTCCAGTCGCTGGTGGGCGCGGCGACCCGGCGGGTACCGCTGGCCCGCCCCCTGACCGTGGCCTCGCAGGCCCTGGTCACGCTGATGATGCTGACCCTGGTCTTCACCCGGGAGCAGGCGGTCGCCGGGATCGTCCCCGGCCCCGAGGCCTTCCAGCGCTTCGCCGACCTGCTCCAGCAGGGCAGCGACGACATCGCGCGGTACGCGATCCCGGCGCCGCTGGAGTCCGACGGCATCCGGCTGATGATCCTCGGTGGCGTCCTGGTCATCGGGCTCGCGGTGGACACCCTCGCGGTGACCTTCCGCAGCGCGGCCCCGGCCGGACTGCCGCTGCTCGCGCTGTACTCCGTGGCCGCGGGGCTGTCCGACGGCGGTGCCGACTGGCTGTGGTTCGTGGTCGCGGCGGCCGGCTATCTGATGCTGCTGCTCGCCGAGGGACGCGACCGGCTCTCCCAGTGGGGCCGGGTCTTCGGCGGGGCGCCGCGCACCCCGGGCGGCGAGTCCGGCGTGGTGGCCCCGGTCCGCACCGGGCGGCGTATCGGCGCCGTCGCGCTGGGCCTGGCCCTCGTGGTGCCGATCGCCCTGCCCTCGATGAGCGGCGGCCTGCTGGACGGCGTCGGAGCGGGCGCGGGCGGTGGCAACGGCAGCGGGGGCACGATCTCCGCGGTGAACCCCCTGGTGTCCCTGCGCGACAACCTCAACGCGGACGACGACCGCGACGTCCTGTCCGTGCGGTCCGACCCGGAGGCGGCCGGCGCCCAGTATCTGCGGATCGTCTCCCTGGACGACTTCGACGGCACCACGTGGAAGCCGTCCAAGCGTGAAATCGACAAGGTGCCGGACGAGTTCCCCACCCCGCCCGGTCTCGGCGCCGACGTCCGGCGTGCCGAGATCACGACGCGGATCTCGGCCGCCGACTGGTACCAGCAGGACTGGCTGCCGATGCCGTACCCGCCGAGCGGCGTGGAGGTCGACGGCAAGTGGCGCTACGAACCGGTGGGCATGACGCTCGTCGGCGACCACGGCCAGACCACGCGCGGGAAGACGTACACGGTCAAGAGCCTGGACGTGCGGCCGACGGCCGAGCAGCTGGCCTCGGCCCCGGAGCCTCCCGCGACCCTGAAGCGCGAGTACACCAAGCTGCCGAAGTCCCTGCCCGACATCGTCACCAAGACCGCCCGCGAGGTCACCGCCGGCTCCTCGAACCACTACGAGGAGGCTGTGAAGCTCCAGGAGTACTTCACGGTGACCGGCGGCTTCCAGTACGACACCCAGGTCCAGGCGGGCAGCGGCTCGCAGGCCATCGCCCGGTTCCTGGAGAACAAGCAGGGCTTCTGCGTCCACTTCTCCTTCGCGATGGCCGCGATGGCCCGCAGCCTCGGCATTCCGGCCCGGGTCGCGGTGGGCTTCGCGCCCGGTACACCGCAGGGCGACGGATCGGTGACGGTCACGCTGCGCGACGCCCACGCCTGGCCCGAGCTGTACTTCGAGGGCGTCGGCTGGACCCGCTTCGAGCCGACCCCGACCCGGGGCACACAGCCCGAGTACACGCAGACCGAGACCCCGGGCAGCAGCCTGCCGGACACCGGTCGTCCGACGCAGTCGGCGAGCGCGGCGCCCTCCGCCACGCCGTCGGCGAGCGAGAGCTGCTCCGCGGCGCAGAAGAAGCTCGAGGCCTGCCCGAGCGAGTCCACGGCGGCGGCGCTCGCCAAGGACGGCGACGGCCCGAAGTGGTACGTCTTCCTGGCGTGGGCGCTCGGCGGTCTCGCCGCCCTGGCGATCCCGCTGGCGCCCGGGCTGTGGCGGACCCGGACCCGGGCGGTACGGCTGGGGGCGCACGGCCGGACCGAGGCGGACGCCGCGCAGCACACGCTGGCGGTCTGGCTGGAACTGACCGACACGGCCTGGGACTTCGGGATCATGCCGGACGAGTCGCAGACGCCTCGCAAGGCGGCGGCCCGGTTCGTCCGGCTGGGTCATCTCGATGAGGCTGCCGCGGCCTCGGTGCACCGTGTGGCGGAGGCGGTGGAGCAGGTGCTGTACGCGCCGCGGCCGCGCCCCACGGCGGGGCTCGCGGAGGACGTCCGGCGGGCGATCGCCGGGCTGCGCGGCACGGCACCGCGGAGCACGCAACTGCGGGCGGCCCTCGCCCCGCGTTCGACCGTACGGGTGGTGTGGGCCGTCTCGGAGTGGTGGAGCGGCGTCAAGACCCGGGCGGCGGCGGCCCGGCCGACCCTGCGCAAGCCGTCCGGCCAGCAGAACTAG
- a CDS encoding DUF58 domain-containing protein: MTTAGGAGHSEPDRGDKGGVRTALAGLTTRGRSFLAAGIAAAICAYVLGQSDLLRVGLLLAVLPLVCATVLYRTRYRVAGSRRLSPARVPAGSEARVHLRMDNVSRLPTGLLMLQDRVPYVLGPRPRFVLDRVEAGGRREVSYRVRSDLRGRYPLGPLQLRLTDPFGMCELTRSFSSYDTLTVIPRVEPLPPVRFSGEAKGYGDGRQRSLALAGEDDVIPRGYRYGDDLRRVHWRSTARYGELMVRREEQPQRSRCTVLLDTRGLAFHGAGPDSAFEWAVSGTASALVHMLERGFSVRLLTDTGSSVPGEGADGFAGASQESADAAGLMMDTLAVIDHSDGTGLSRAYDVLRGGNEGLLVAFFGDLDEEQATVAAKMRQRSGGAVAFLLDGAGWGREPTDVARPLDRSEERLRMLREAGWTALRVPRGGSLSELWRQADRERAGLGAANGAGSEGTRT; encoded by the coding sequence ATGACCACCGCCGGGGGGGCTGGGCACTCCGAGCCCGACCGGGGCGACAAGGGCGGGGTGCGCACCGCGCTGGCCGGTCTGACCACCCGCGGCCGGTCGTTCCTGGCCGCGGGCATCGCCGCCGCCATCTGCGCGTACGTCCTGGGGCAGAGCGATCTGCTCCGGGTCGGCCTGCTGCTGGCCGTGCTGCCCCTGGTCTGCGCCACCGTCCTGTACCGCACCCGCTACCGGGTCGCCGGCAGCCGCCGGCTCTCCCCCGCGCGCGTGCCGGCCGGCAGCGAGGCCCGCGTCCATCTGCGGATGGACAACGTGTCGCGGCTGCCCACCGGCCTGCTGATGCTCCAGGACCGGGTGCCGTACGTCCTCGGCCCGCGCCCCCGCTTCGTCCTCGACCGGGTCGAGGCGGGCGGTCGCCGCGAGGTCTCCTACCGGGTCCGCTCCGACCTGCGCGGCCGCTATCCGCTGGGCCCGCTCCAGCTGCGTCTGACCGACCCGTTCGGCATGTGCGAGCTGACCCGGTCCTTCTCGTCGTACGACACCCTGACGGTGATCCCGCGCGTGGAGCCGCTGCCGCCGGTGCGCTTCAGCGGCGAGGCGAAGGGCTACGGCGACGGACGGCAGCGCTCGCTCGCCCTGGCCGGCGAGGACGACGTCATCCCGCGCGGCTACCGCTACGGCGACGACCTGCGCCGGGTCCACTGGCGTTCCACCGCGCGCTACGGCGAGCTGATGGTGCGCCGCGAGGAACAGCCGCAGCGCTCGCGCTGCACGGTGCTCCTCGACACCCGGGGCCTCGCCTTCCACGGCGCGGGCCCCGACTCGGCCTTCGAGTGGGCCGTCTCGGGCACCGCGTCGGCGCTGGTCCACATGCTCGAACGCGGCTTCTCCGTCCGGCTGTTGACGGACACCGGCAGCTCGGTGCCCGGCGAGGGCGCGGACGGGTTCGCGGGCGCGAGCCAGGAGTCGGCGGACGCGGCGGGCCTGATGATGGACACCCTCGCGGTGATCGACCACTCCGACGGCACGGGCCTGTCGCGCGCCTACGACGTGCTGCGCGGCGGCAACGAGGGACTGCTGGTCGCCTTCTTCGGCGACCTCGACGAGGAACAGGCCACGGTCGCCGCCAAGATGCGCCAGCGCAGCGGAGGCGCGGTCGCCTTCCTGCTGGACGGGGCGGGCTGGGGCCGGGAACCGACCGATGTGGCCCGGCCGTTGGACCGGAGCGAGGAGCGGTTGCGGATGCTGCGCGAGGCCGGCTGGACGGCGCTGCGCGTGCCGCGCGGTGGCTCTCTGAGCGAGCTGTGGCGCCAGGCGGACCGCGAGCGCGCCGGTCTCGGTGCGGCGAACGGCGCCGGCAGTGAGGGGACACGGACATGA
- a CDS encoding AAA family ATPase, giving the protein MTTYDDRASLTDLTATVERVRSSVEGVIEGKPEVVRLSLTVLLAEGHLLIEDVPGVGKTMLAKALARSIDCSVRRIQFTPDLLPSDITGVSIWDQQRRDFEFKPGAIFAQIVIGDEINRASPKTQSALLESMEERQVTIDGQTYELPSPFMVVATQNPVEMEGTYPLPEAQRDRFMARVSIGYPSAEAELQMLDVHGGVNPLDDLQPVAHAHDIVKLVDAVRGVHVADPVRRYAVDLVAATRTHPDLRLGASPRATLHLLRAAKASAALSGREYALPDDVQALAVAVLAHRLLPTAQAQLNRRTSEQVVQEILQRTPVPQQQGGIGLGHGTQAYGQQPPRRLG; this is encoded by the coding sequence GTGACGACCTATGACGATCGAGCGAGCCTCACTGATCTGACCGCCACTGTGGAGCGTGTCCGCAGTTCGGTGGAAGGAGTGATCGAGGGCAAGCCCGAGGTCGTACGGCTTTCGCTGACCGTACTGCTCGCCGAGGGGCATCTTCTGATCGAAGATGTGCCCGGCGTCGGCAAGACCATGCTGGCGAAGGCACTGGCGCGGTCCATCGACTGCTCGGTGCGGCGTATCCAGTTCACGCCGGACCTGCTGCCCTCGGACATCACCGGTGTGTCCATCTGGGACCAGCAGCGCCGGGACTTCGAGTTCAAGCCGGGCGCGATCTTCGCGCAGATCGTGATCGGCGACGAGATCAACCGCGCCTCGCCGAAGACGCAGTCCGCGCTCCTGGAGTCCATGGAGGAGCGGCAGGTCACCATCGACGGGCAGACCTACGAGCTGCCCAGCCCCTTCATGGTGGTGGCCACGCAGAACCCGGTCGAGATGGAGGGCACCTACCCGCTGCCGGAGGCCCAGCGCGACCGCTTCATGGCGCGGGTCTCCATCGGCTACCCCAGCGCGGAGGCCGAGCTTCAGATGCTCGACGTCCACGGCGGGGTGAACCCGCTGGACGACCTCCAGCCGGTGGCCCACGCGCACGACATCGTGAAGCTGGTCGACGCCGTCCGCGGCGTCCACGTCGCCGACCCGGTCCGGCGCTACGCCGTCGACCTGGTCGCCGCCACGCGCACCCACCCCGACCTGAGACTCGGCGCCTCCCCGCGCGCGACGCTGCATCTGCTGCGCGCGGCGAAGGCGTCCGCCGCCCTCAGCGGCCGGGAGTACGCGCTGCCGGACGACGTGCAGGCCCTCGCCGTCGCCGTCCTGGCCCACCGGCTGCTGCCCACCGCGCAGGCCCAGCTCAACCGGCGCACCTCGGAGCAGGTCGTGCAGGAGATCCTGCAACGCACCCCGGTGCCCCAGCAGCAGGGCGGCATCGGCCTCGGCCACGGCACGCAGGCGTACGGCCAGCAGCCGCCGCGGAGGCTTGGATGA
- a CDS encoding beta-class carbonic anhydrase, with protein MTLFFPSHHRTGSAVTSNVVHMTTSASAATASEGAIRVGAVTDRLVDANEQYAAAFTDPGMDARPVLHVAVVACMDARLDLHAALGLELGDCHTIRNAGGVVTDDVIRSLTISQRKLGTRSVVLIHHTGCGLEAITEDFRTELEMEVGQRPAWAVESFRDVDQDVRQSMQRVRTSPFLLHTDDVRGFVFDVKTGLLREVDPS; from the coding sequence ATGACGCTCTTTTTCCCTTCTCACCACAGGACCGGATCGGCTGTGACCAGTAACGTCGTGCATATGACGACTTCTGCATCAGCCGCCACCGCATCCGAAGGCGCCATACGTGTCGGCGCCGTCACCGACCGCCTGGTCGACGCGAACGAGCAGTACGCCGCCGCGTTCACCGACCCCGGCATGGACGCCCGCCCCGTTCTGCACGTCGCCGTCGTGGCCTGCATGGACGCCCGTCTCGACCTGCACGCCGCGCTCGGCCTGGAGCTCGGCGACTGCCACACCATCCGCAACGCGGGCGGAGTGGTCACCGACGACGTGATCCGGTCCCTCACCATCAGCCAGCGCAAGCTGGGCACCCGGAGCGTCGTCCTGATCCACCACACCGGCTGCGGCCTGGAGGCGATCACCGAGGACTTCCGCACCGAGCTGGAGATGGAGGTCGGCCAGCGCCCGGCCTGGGCCGTGGAGTCCTTCCGGGACGTCGACCAGGACGTACGGCAGTCCATGCAGCGGGTGCGCACCAGCCCGTTCCTGCTGCACACCGACGACGTGCGCGGCTTCGTCTTCGACGTGAAGACGGGTCTGCTGCGCGAGGTCGACCCCTCCTGA